The proteins below come from a single Bryobacter aggregatus MPL3 genomic window:
- a CDS encoding bleomycin resistance protein → MFQSTIPVLPSLNLDETVGFYTRIGFQVWSRHDDDYAILGREGSEMHFFLMQHLIPSESFFGCYWKVSDAVALHAEFTGLGLTNLHPIEEKPWGMREFALIDPHGNLIRVGQEIE, encoded by the coding sequence ATGTTCCAATCTACTATTCCGGTCCTGCCTTCTTTGAACCTCGATGAGACGGTCGGCTTCTACACGCGGATCGGGTTTCAGGTCTGGTCCCGCCATGATGATGACTACGCGATTCTGGGCCGTGAGGGCAGCGAGATGCACTTCTTCCTCATGCAGCATCTCATTCCTTCGGAGAGCTTCTTTGGCTGCTATTGGAAGGTGTCTGACGCCGTTGCTCTCCATGCAGAGTTCACAGGGCTGGGGCTGACCAATCTGCACCCCATTGAGGAGAAGCCTTGGGGAATGCGCGAGTTTGCGTTGATCGATCCGCACGGGAATCTGATCCGCGTCGGGCAGGAGATTGAGTAG
- a CDS encoding M28 family peptidase, with translation MTRSFLSLLAAAGMISAQLTENPIMRPPEQLNPKTLLKPEVIDTLVNEISGSLAIANILEIAPYERNRPAEEYAGLYRESAYVEKKLKEFKLDNVEVKMFPMPMKQWDGEEGEFWVTSPAKKLIVNYRDVAAALAVGSKSADVTAQLVYAGRGDNKSDYAGKNIKGNIVLISGPPTAAFDLAINEFGAAGIASFNNPVGRPFDRPDQIAWNPLGRGISIGEDKNPFGFNLSHRMGIELMERLEKGEKLTVRAKVKATEYDTKMQVPTAVIKGDGSSDQEITLVSHLFEGVAKQGGMDNTSGSAITLEIARVWQKLINDGAIPRPRRTVRFLWVPEISGSIAYTRANPEETKKMIAAIAIDMAGGDVAKSHNSLRLMTTPYSVTSFLNDVHTQFFNFVGETNREKVNNRRLYYGFQYPILDPKGSRDEFYYNIEKHYGASDHTVYLGQGIPALLYNNWPDVAYHTSEDSVANADPTQAKRAGFVALAASMVIANADGPGALGVAGMVSGYAGQRSGKELGAALQELSENSDLRWALARMRINYEREADTIRSAAILADKDPATKKKIEDYATEFYETGLKADLARIQAFAKARGIVPKQMTEDETRASKLVVVRVKPNAPPTMGGGGGSRTVSPLDAEKLTGMGLSEAKAFVNGKRTVLDIRDAVSAEFGAIDAKLFLAAFDDAVKSGDFELVQK, from the coding sequence ATGACTCGTTCTTTCCTCTCTCTGCTCGCTGCAGCCGGAATGATCTCCGCGCAGCTCACAGAGAATCCGATCATGCGCCCACCGGAGCAACTGAATCCGAAGACGCTTTTGAAACCCGAAGTGATTGACACACTGGTCAATGAAATTTCCGGTTCGCTTGCCATCGCCAATATCCTCGAAATCGCGCCCTATGAGCGCAACCGGCCTGCCGAAGAGTATGCCGGTCTCTACCGGGAATCTGCTTATGTCGAAAAGAAGCTGAAGGAGTTCAAGCTCGACAACGTAGAAGTGAAGATGTTCCCGATGCCAATGAAGCAATGGGATGGTGAAGAGGGCGAGTTTTGGGTGACGAGTCCGGCCAAAAAGCTGATCGTCAATTATCGTGACGTGGCTGCTGCTCTGGCCGTTGGCTCCAAGTCGGCTGACGTGACCGCGCAACTTGTCTATGCAGGCCGTGGCGACAACAAGAGTGACTACGCCGGCAAGAACATTAAGGGCAACATCGTGCTCATTTCCGGACCGCCTACCGCCGCCTTCGATCTGGCGATCAACGAGTTTGGCGCAGCCGGAATCGCCAGCTTCAACAACCCGGTGGGCCGTCCCTTCGACCGTCCCGACCAGATTGCCTGGAACCCGCTCGGCCGTGGCATCTCGATTGGCGAAGACAAGAATCCCTTTGGCTTCAACCTGTCCCACCGCATGGGCATCGAACTGATGGAACGTCTGGAGAAGGGCGAGAAGCTCACCGTCCGGGCGAAGGTCAAGGCAACCGAATACGACACCAAGATGCAGGTGCCCACCGCCGTCATCAAGGGCGACGGCAGCAGCGATCAGGAGATCACGCTGGTTTCCCATCTGTTTGAAGGGGTTGCCAAGCAAGGCGGCATGGACAACACCTCCGGCAGCGCGATCACGCTCGAAATCGCCCGGGTCTGGCAAAAGCTGATCAACGATGGCGCGATCCCGCGTCCCCGCCGCACGGTTCGTTTCCTCTGGGTGCCTGAGATCTCCGGCTCCATTGCTTACACACGTGCGAATCCGGAAGAGACCAAGAAGATGATCGCTGCCATCGCGATTGACATGGCCGGTGGCGATGTCGCCAAGAGCCACAACTCGCTGCGTCTGATGACCACACCCTACTCGGTCACCAGCTTCCTGAACGACGTTCACACCCAGTTCTTCAACTTCGTCGGCGAAACCAACCGCGAGAAGGTGAATAACCGCCGTCTCTACTACGGCTTCCAGTACCCGATCCTCGATCCGAAGGGCTCGCGTGACGAGTTCTACTACAACATCGAAAAGCACTATGGCGCTTCCGACCACACTGTCTATCTCGGCCAGGGCATCCCGGCCTTGTTGTACAACAACTGGCCCGACGTTGCCTATCATACGAGCGAAGATTCGGTGGCCAATGCCGATCCGACACAGGCCAAGCGTGCCGGTTTCGTTGCACTCGCTGCCTCGATGGTGATCGCCAATGCCGATGGTCCTGGCGCGCTCGGCGTGGCCGGAATGGTGTCTGGCTATGCCGGCCAGCGTTCGGGCAAAGAACTCGGCGCGGCCCTGCAGGAGCTGAGCGAGAACAGCGACCTGCGCTGGGCGCTGGCGCGCATGAGAATCAACTACGAGCGCGAGGCGGACACGATCCGCTCGGCTGCGATTCTGGCCGACAAGGATCCGGCGACCAAGAAGAAGATCGAAGACTACGCGACGGAGTTCTACGAGACCGGCCTCAAGGCCGATCTGGCGCGCATCCAGGCCTTTGCTAAGGCTCGCGGCATTGTCCCTAAGCAGATGACCGAAGATGAGACGCGTGCCTCCAAGCTGGTAGTCGTCCGCGTGAAGCCGAACGCACCGCCCACGATGGGTGGCGGCGGGGGCAGCCGCACCGTTTCGCCGCTCGATGCAGAGAAACTGACCGGCATGGGTTTGTCCGAAGCGAAGGCCTTCGTCAATGGAAAGCGGACCGTACTCGACATCCGCGACGCCGTCTCGGCCGAGTTTGGCGCGATCGATGCGAAGCTTTTCCTCGCTGCTTTTGACGATGCGGTGAAGTCAGGCGACTTTGAGCTGGTCCAGAAGTAG
- a CDS encoding class D sortase yields the protein MTIRFRVSSHPFAYLLCGGGMLMIAVAGFLWFSGSWEEQQDRERYLAEIAAPGVVEAAGPLPKGNPAPHHKVSTRPAAASALGLGVIDIPRLKLTSLIRPTDEDRDLSRGVGHVRGTAFPGQAGTVALAGHRDTFFRDLRWIRDGDTIRLRLPGGTKLYQVKETKVVEPTDVSVLHGNNRDRLVLITCFPFHYIGPAPHRFIVIAEPIPHQIARR from the coding sequence ATGACGATTCGATTCCGAGTTTCGAGCCATCCTTTCGCCTATCTGCTTTGCGGCGGTGGCATGCTCATGATTGCGGTGGCCGGATTCCTGTGGTTTTCGGGGAGCTGGGAAGAACAGCAGGACCGGGAACGCTATCTGGCCGAGATTGCGGCGCCCGGGGTGGTAGAAGCCGCCGGGCCTCTCCCCAAGGGGAATCCCGCGCCGCACCATAAGGTCTCTACCCGGCCTGCGGCAGCCAGTGCCCTCGGGCTGGGCGTGATCGACATTCCACGGCTGAAACTGACTTCTCTGATTCGTCCGACGGATGAGGACCGGGATCTGTCGCGCGGGGTGGGCCATGTGCGGGGCACCGCATTTCCCGGTCAGGCTGGGACCGTCGCTTTAGCAGGACATCGGGATACGTTTTTCCGCGATCTGCGCTGGATCAGGGATGGCGACACCATTCGCCTGCGCTTGCCGGGAGGGACAAAGCTGTATCAGGTTAAGGAGACCAAAGTGGTGGAACCTACCGACGTGTCCGTGCTCCATGGCAACAACCGCGACCGCCTCGTGCTGATCACCTGCTTCCCGTTTCACTACATTGGCCCCGCGCCCCACCGTTTTATCGTTATTGCCGAGCCGATTCCCCACCAAATTGCCCGCCGCTAG
- a CDS encoding VWA domain-containing protein, which translates to MLLQLLPLLLLSAPQEEQFKIRMGVDVVLLDTLVSRQNDIPVPELKASNFKVFVDAKEVALVHFSPQDSTVALAFLVDASGSMRPLRRITAIAAQSLFNLNKSGDEVSLIAFSDRPQVLLGPIPQEVKDATMLRDALLQRVAWEGRTSLYDAMMIGLNGLQSAHASRRALVVFSDGGDNQSVATKQQVQDAVRSQSVTVYAVALIDPESRDLDENFLRQISAESGGRYFRVTEPSTLESIQSVIAADIRGRYVLGIAGLPREPSHSARHRIRIECRDNQGNRLKTLARTTYYSREAIQ; encoded by the coding sequence ATGCTGCTTCAATTGCTTCCATTGCTGCTCCTTTCTGCACCTCAGGAGGAGCAGTTCAAAATCCGGATGGGCGTGGATGTCGTTTTACTGGATACCTTAGTGTCCCGGCAGAACGACATACCCGTGCCAGAGTTGAAGGCATCGAACTTTAAGGTGTTTGTCGATGCGAAGGAAGTTGCTTTAGTCCATTTTTCGCCCCAGGATTCGACGGTCGCACTTGCATTTCTGGTAGATGCCAGTGGCAGCATGCGACCTCTCCGGCGCATCACGGCTATCGCGGCGCAGTCTTTGTTCAATCTCAATAAAAGTGGCGATGAGGTCTCGTTGATCGCCTTCAGTGACCGTCCGCAGGTGCTTCTCGGGCCGATCCCTCAAGAGGTCAAGGATGCCACCATGCTCCGGGATGCTCTTCTCCAACGGGTTGCCTGGGAAGGCCGTACCAGCCTTTATGACGCGATGATGATTGGTCTCAATGGTTTGCAATCTGCGCACGCCTCACGGCGGGCGCTTGTCGTGTTCAGTGACGGAGGCGATAACCAGAGCGTTGCGACCAAGCAGCAGGTCCAGGACGCGGTCCGGTCGCAAAGTGTCACGGTTTATGCGGTAGCTCTGATTGATCCGGAGAGCCGGGATCTGGACGAAAACTTTCTGCGGCAGATCTCCGCAGAGTCTGGGGGGCGTTACTTCCGGGTGACCGAACCCTCGACACTTGAATCCATCCAGAGTGTGATCGCAGCAGATATTCGCGGCCGTTATGTACTCGGCATTGCCGGTTTGCCGCGTGAGCCGAGCCATTCGGCCAGGCATCGCATCCGGATTGAATGCCGGGATAACCAGGGAAACCGTCTGAAAACTTTAGCTCGCACGACGTACTATTCGCGAGAGGCCATCCAATGA
- a CDS encoding cytochrome c3 family protein, which yields MKPIFPKSLDFIVRAIGAFLGISILVGVAAYTYFTMPVVIDTGYRPVQPVPYSHKLHAGNLGMDCYYCHNTVTKAGHAAIPATETCMNCHTRVKSDSSALAPIRASYATGEPVKWAKVHSLPDYAYFNHSAHVTAGVSCVSCHGRVDQMVEVTQVKPLNMGWCLDCHRNPAPNVRPAEFVTKLDWEPPAGKTATEIGLEIVKAKGLNPPVNCGGCHR from the coding sequence ATGAAGCCGATCTTCCCCAAGTCGTTAGATTTTATCGTCCGCGCCATTGGCGCGTTTCTGGGAATCTCGATTTTGGTAGGTGTAGCTGCCTACACCTACTTCACGATGCCAGTCGTAATCGATACCGGGTACCGACCCGTGCAACCCGTGCCCTATAGCCACAAATTGCACGCCGGGAACCTGGGCATGGACTGTTATTACTGCCACAACACAGTAACGAAAGCCGGACATGCCGCTATTCCCGCTACAGAAACCTGTATGAATTGCCACACCCGAGTGAAATCGGATAGCTCTGCGCTGGCGCCCATCCGGGCCAGCTACGCTACCGGTGAACCGGTGAAATGGGCCAAGGTACATAGCCTTCCCGATTACGCCTATTTCAATCATTCCGCCCACGTCACCGCTGGCGTGAGCTGCGTGAGCTGCCATGGCCGCGTCGACCAGATGGTGGAAGTGACCCAAGTGAAGCCCTTGAACATGGGCTGGTGTCTCGATTGCCACCGGAACCCGGCGCCGAATGTCCGCCCTGCCGAATTTGTGACCAAGCTCGATTGGGAACCGCCAGCGGGCAAGACGGCCACGGAAATCGGTCTCGAAATTGTCAAGGCCAAAGGGCTGAACCCGCCCGTCAACTGCGGCGGATGCCACCGCTAA
- a CDS encoding 4Fe-4S dicluster domain-containing protein gives MSLVQISNVKKNRMPLDQLGQTPEFQGWANGLPTTNDQELDSNSRRDILKIMAAGAGLAGLASCRRPPAAIVSFSRGVEDLIPGKPLYYNTVYNLGGTAQGLRIEANDGRPTKVEGNPVHPAAKGAATTYSQGSVLSLYDPDRCSFVMKDGASSTWEAFESFAKQHFSSIGDGTGLAFVSERNAGDSFRAVVAAAQKKFPKALWLYWEPINNDNAVLGTQLATGALGEPNYSLDKAEVILSLDNDFLGTDATSTLPTKQFSKKRRVEKAGDEMNRLYVVEGHYSLTGAMADNRLRLKPSEVAGFAAEVLKLVQESGEAKVEGEGNRKFAAAVAKDLKKNAGKSVVLAGPRQSPQVHATVLAINQVLGNIGTTVSLLPALTEPQGEALKTFGAALAGGQISTLVILGGNPAYTMPSDLNFAENAKKAKTVIHIGMEHDETAAIANWCLPQAHYLEDWGDGRAADGTASIQQPVIAPLLGGRTPTEVLAIVTGLEKHKAYDIVKAHWTAGFTGDKEKAWRKALHDGIIEGTAFAPLKASVDVKKVAALPVPSPSNGTELVFLPSVGVYDGRFANNAWLIELPDPMTKVVWDNCVTMSKKTAESLKAEMGYIGLTGDMVNLSVNGATIEAAVVIMPGQADGVLAIGLGYGREKVGRVGKGAGFNAYKLRNSASQGYATGINVSKNAKSYMLVRTQDDPDGDWQHDRGLVRETTLADFKKEPSFAQEVEGPPLESLFPDWGYDKGNQWGMTIDLNVCTGCNACLVACFSENNIPMVGKKFVAMGREMHWIRLDRYFVSEGVEGVGEDPQVVVQPLNCQQCENAPCESVCPVAATVHSPEGLNDMAYNRCIGTRYCMNNCPYKVRKFNYLNWTKGKTEFENLGSNPDVSTRMRGVMEKCTYCTQRIVEGKINAKTDPAGRRAVRDGEIQTACQQTCPADAIAFGNINDPNAAVSKLKASSRNYALLAELNVRPRTTYLAKLRNPNPELTPEKKAPAAH, from the coding sequence ATGAGTCTCGTTCAAATCAGCAACGTGAAAAAGAACCGGATGCCTCTCGACCAACTGGGGCAGACGCCGGAATTCCAGGGTTGGGCCAATGGCCTGCCGACGACGAACGACCAGGAACTGGACAGCAATAGCCGCCGTGACATTCTGAAGATCATGGCCGCTGGCGCCGGCCTCGCCGGACTGGCGAGCTGCCGCCGTCCGCCTGCGGCAATCGTCAGTTTTTCACGTGGTGTAGAAGATCTAATCCCCGGTAAGCCGCTTTACTACAACACGGTTTACAATCTGGGCGGCACCGCGCAGGGCCTTCGCATCGAAGCCAACGACGGACGCCCCACCAAGGTGGAAGGCAATCCTGTCCATCCCGCGGCGAAGGGTGCGGCCACCACTTATTCCCAGGGCAGTGTGCTGAGTCTGTATGATCCGGACCGCTGCAGTTTCGTCATGAAAGACGGAGCCAGTTCCACCTGGGAAGCCTTTGAAAGCTTCGCCAAGCAACATTTCTCCTCGATCGGTGACGGCACCGGTCTTGCCTTTGTTTCGGAACGCAATGCTGGGGACAGCTTCCGCGCTGTCGTCGCTGCGGCTCAAAAGAAGTTCCCCAAGGCGCTCTGGCTTTACTGGGAACCCATCAATAACGACAACGCGGTGCTTGGCACACAACTTGCCACCGGCGCTTTGGGCGAACCCAATTATTCACTCGATAAGGCCGAAGTCATCCTTTCGTTAGACAACGACTTCCTCGGCACCGATGCGACCAGCACCCTGCCGACCAAGCAGTTCAGCAAGAAGCGCCGCGTCGAGAAGGCCGGCGACGAGATGAACCGCCTGTATGTAGTGGAAGGCCACTACTCGTTGACAGGCGCCATGGCTGACAATCGCCTCCGCTTGAAGCCAAGCGAAGTGGCTGGTTTTGCCGCCGAAGTGCTGAAGCTTGTCCAGGAAAGCGGCGAGGCCAAGGTGGAAGGGGAAGGCAACCGTAAGTTTGCCGCCGCAGTCGCCAAGGACCTCAAGAAGAATGCCGGAAAGAGTGTCGTTCTCGCAGGCCCCCGGCAATCGCCGCAGGTTCACGCAACGGTCCTCGCAATCAATCAGGTGCTCGGCAACATCGGCACCACGGTCAGCCTGCTCCCTGCCCTGACCGAGCCCCAGGGCGAAGCGCTGAAGACCTTTGGCGCCGCGCTCGCCGGTGGCCAGATTTCTACGCTCGTTATTCTGGGTGGCAACCCCGCCTACACTATGCCCAGCGACCTGAACTTTGCAGAGAATGCAAAGAAGGCGAAAACCGTAATCCACATCGGCATGGAGCACGACGAAACGGCTGCCATCGCCAACTGGTGCCTGCCGCAGGCCCATTACCTCGAAGATTGGGGCGACGGACGCGCCGCCGACGGTACGGCTTCGATCCAGCAGCCCGTGATTGCTCCCTTACTCGGCGGCCGGACTCCCACCGAAGTACTCGCGATCGTCACCGGACTCGAGAAGCACAAGGCCTACGACATCGTAAAGGCCCATTGGACCGCTGGCTTCACCGGTGATAAAGAAAAGGCCTGGCGCAAGGCCCTCCACGACGGCATCATCGAAGGCACCGCCTTCGCGCCGCTGAAGGCGAGCGTCGACGTGAAGAAGGTGGCTGCGCTTCCCGTGCCTTCCCCTTCGAATGGTACGGAACTGGTTTTCCTCCCCTCTGTCGGTGTCTATGACGGCCGCTTTGCAAATAATGCGTGGCTGATTGAATTGCCCGATCCGATGACCAAGGTGGTCTGGGACAACTGCGTCACGATGTCGAAGAAGACGGCGGAAAGCCTGAAGGCGGAAATGGGCTATATCGGCCTCACGGGCGATATGGTGAACCTCAGCGTCAACGGCGCAACAATCGAAGCCGCGGTGGTCATCATGCCCGGACAGGCAGACGGCGTTCTCGCCATCGGTCTTGGTTATGGCCGCGAGAAGGTCGGCCGTGTCGGCAAGGGCGCCGGCTTCAACGCCTATAAGCTCCGCAACTCTGCTTCCCAGGGTTATGCGACGGGTATCAACGTCTCGAAGAACGCCAAGAGCTACATGCTGGTGCGCACCCAGGACGATCCGGATGGCGACTGGCAACATGATCGCGGCCTTGTCCGTGAGACAACGCTTGCTGATTTCAAGAAGGAACCTTCGTTTGCACAGGAAGTGGAAGGTCCGCCGCTCGAAAGTCTCTTCCCGGACTGGGGCTATGACAAGGGCAACCAGTGGGGCATGACGATCGATTTGAACGTCTGCACCGGCTGCAATGCCTGTCTGGTGGCCTGCTTCAGTGAAAACAACATTCCGATGGTGGGCAAGAAGTTTGTCGCCATGGGCCGCGAAATGCACTGGATCCGTCTCGACCGTTACTTCGTCAGCGAAGGCGTAGAGGGCGTTGGCGAAGATCCGCAAGTCGTGGTACAGCCGCTGAATTGCCAGCAATGCGAAAACGCACCGTGCGAGAGCGTCTGCCCCGTAGCCGCCACCGTTCATTCCCCCGAGGGCTTGAACGATATGGCCTACAACCGCTGCATCGGGACCCGCTACTGCATGAACAACTGCCCGTACAAGGTTCGGAAGTTCAACTATCTGAACTGGACGAAGGGCAAAACCGAATTTGAGAATCTTGGCTCCAACCCCGATGTCAGCACCCGCATGCGCGGCGTGATGGAAAAGTGCACCTACTGCACCCAGCGCATCGTGGAAGGCAAGATCAATGCAAAGACCGATCCGGCTGGACGCCGCGCTGTACGCGATGGCGAAATCCAGACCGCATGCCAGCAGACCTGCCCGGCAGATGCGATCGCCTTTGGAAATATCAACGACCCGAATGCTGCGGTCTCCAAGCTCAAGGCATCGAGCCGGAACTATGCGCTACTTGCTGAGCTGAACGTACGTCCCCGTACCACCTACCTCGCCAAGCTGCGGAATCCGAATCCGGAACTGACGCCTGAAAAGAAAGCCCCGGCGGCCCACTAA
- the nrfD gene encoding NrfD/PsrC family molybdoenzyme membrane anchor subunit, with protein MANLTLTNSDLDAISPRLVLDKGTRPTGYKEITEDVVGIVEVKTPKAWWIAFGLSLLVTGMLFGMLAYQVMTGVGVWGNNSPIGWAWDITNFVFWIGIGHAGTLISAILFLFRQKWRTSINRAAEAMTLFAVACAGIYPVFHVGRVWRAYWLFPIPNTDINMWQNFRSPLLWDVFAISTYGTVSALFWYVGLIPDLATVRDRATGLRAKIYGALSLGWRGSAVHWNNYEMAYMLLAGLSTPLVLSVHTIVSFDFAVSVLPGWHTTIFPPYFVAGAVFSGFAMVMTLLVIFRKCFDLEHLVTIKHFENMNKIMLTTGTIVGYAYGTEFFIAWYSGNPYEKFTFINRAFGPYWWAYWTMISCNVISPQFFWFKKLRTNIPFMFVISIFINIGMWFERFVIIVTSLHRDFLPSSWGYFRPTYVDICTFIGTFGLFMTLFLLFVRFVPMIAISEVKGVVAADKHRHLPEEVEKLLVERRDEIMKVRV; from the coding sequence ATGGCGAACCTTACATTAACGAACTCCGATCTGGACGCAATCTCGCCGCGCCTGGTGCTCGATAAGGGCACCAGGCCAACCGGCTACAAAGAAATCACCGAGGATGTCGTCGGCATCGTCGAGGTGAAGACGCCCAAAGCCTGGTGGATCGCTTTTGGCTTGAGCCTGCTGGTGACAGGCATGCTGTTCGGCATGCTGGCCTATCAGGTGATGACCGGCGTCGGCGTCTGGGGTAACAACTCCCCGATCGGTTGGGCCTGGGACATCACGAACTTCGTGTTCTGGATCGGCATCGGCCACGCCGGTACGCTGATCTCGGCAATTCTTTTCCTCTTCCGCCAGAAGTGGCGCACCTCGATCAACCGCGCCGCCGAAGCGATGACGCTGTTCGCCGTGGCTTGCGCCGGTATCTACCCGGTCTTCCACGTTGGCCGTGTCTGGCGCGCTTACTGGCTCTTCCCGATTCCGAACACCGACATCAACATGTGGCAGAACTTCCGTTCGCCGCTGCTCTGGGACGTATTCGCCATCTCTACTTACGGTACGGTGTCGGCGCTGTTCTGGTATGTCGGTCTCATTCCTGATCTGGCCACGGTTCGTGACCGTGCCACCGGCCTCCGCGCCAAGATTTACGGTGCTCTGTCGCTCGGCTGGCGCGGCTCTGCTGTCCACTGGAACAACTACGAAATGGCGTACATGCTGCTCGCCGGTCTTTCGACGCCGCTCGTGCTCAGCGTACACACCATCGTCAGCTTCGACTTCGCTGTCTCCGTTCTGCCCGGCTGGCACACGACGATCTTCCCGCCTTACTTCGTTGCGGGCGCCGTGTTCTCCGGCTTCGCCATGGTGATGACGCTGCTGGTCATCTTCCGCAAGTGCTTTGACCTCGAACACCTGGTTACGATCAAGCACTTCGAGAACATGAACAAGATCATGCTCACCACCGGCACCATCGTGGGCTATGCCTACGGTACTGAGTTCTTCATTGCCTGGTATTCGGGCAACCCATACGAAAAGTTCACATTTATCAATCGCGCTTTCGGTCCTTACTGGTGGGCTTACTGGACGATGATTTCGTGCAACGTGATCTCGCCGCAGTTCTTCTGGTTCAAGAAGCTGCGTACGAACATTCCGTTCATGTTTGTCATCTCGATCTTTATCAACATCGGTATGTGGTTTGAGCGCTTCGTCATCATCGTCACCAGCTTGCACCGCGACTTCCTGCCGTCGAGCTGGGGCTACTTCCGGCCGACCTACGTCGACATCTGCACCTTCATTGGAACCTTCGGTCTCTTTATGACCCTCTTCCTGCTGTTTGTGCGCTTTGTCCCGATGATCGCGATCTCTGAAGTGAAGGGTGTCGTCGCTGCCGATAAGCACCGCCACCTGCCTGAAGAAGTAGAGAAGCTGCTGGTCGAACGCCGCGACGAAATCATGAAGGTGAGGGTCTAA
- a CDS encoding DUF3341 domain-containing protein, whose translation MSLIDLEAIRRIFDPHAPKQLWGVVAEFEDEQALLKAGEAIHHKHGYTKLDAMTPFPVHGIEAAIGIPRSILGYLVICVGLTGTMTAILLQWWTGAVDYPLVIAGKPLFAFEFAMPIMFELSVLFSAFCCVFGMLALNGLPKLYHPTMNFSRFGRATDDGFLLVVERSDPKFSAVETRQLLMNLGATSAEIVED comes from the coding sequence ATGTCCTTAATCGATCTTGAAGCCATCCGGCGAATCTTCGACCCCCATGCTCCCAAGCAGTTGTGGGGAGTGGTTGCCGAGTTCGAAGATGAACAAGCCCTGCTCAAGGCAGGCGAGGCCATCCATCATAAGCATGGCTATACGAAACTCGATGCGATGACGCCGTTCCCGGTCCACGGGATCGAAGCGGCCATCGGCATCCCGCGCTCGATCCTCGGTTATCTGGTGATCTGCGTCGGCCTCACCGGCACCATGACCGCCATCCTGCTGCAGTGGTGGACGGGTGCGGTGGATTATCCGCTGGTCATCGCCGGCAAGCCGCTGTTTGCCTTTGAATTCGCCATGCCGATCATGTTCGAATTGAGCGTTCTCTTTTCGGCCTTCTGCTGCGTCTTCGGCATGCTGGCCTTGAACGGCCTGCCCAAGCTCTACCATCCGACGATGAACTTTTCCCGCTTCGGCCGTGCGACCGATGACGGCTTTCTACTGGTTGTCGAGAGAAGCGACCCGAAGTTTTCGGCCGTCGAAACCCGGCAACTGCTGATGAACCTGGGCGCAACCAGCGCAGAGATTGTGGAGGACTGA
- a CDS encoding c-type cytochrome: protein MKLVSLLSLAMVVLGLSGCQNFPTRSRPIEIFDDMDRQEKYKAQTLYRGQGVFADDRSNRMPVPGTVAVGHLKDDDALFRGIVNGQYLGKNPHKIDAALLKTGQTKFNTYCSPCHDRTGSGAGIVPKRTLWLPTNLHEDRIVAMPDGELYDVISNGRRTMHGYRFQILEQDRWAVVAYVRALQRSDRGTLEDVPADLRADLR from the coding sequence GTGAAACTCGTAAGCTTATTGAGTTTGGCTATGGTGGTTCTTGGGCTGAGTGGCTGCCAGAACTTCCCCACCCGATCCCGTCCCATCGAAATCTTTGACGACATGGACCGTCAGGAAAAGTACAAGGCCCAGACGCTTTATCGCGGCCAGGGAGTCTTCGCCGATGACCGCTCGAACCGCATGCCTGTTCCGGGTACGGTCGCCGTCGGCCATCTCAAGGATGACGACGCGCTCTTCCGTGGCATCGTGAATGGACAGTATCTCGGCAAGAATCCGCACAAGATCGATGCGGCTCTGTTGAAGACTGGCCAGACCAAGTTCAACACCTATTGTTCGCCTTGCCATGACCGTACCGGTTCCGGCGCTGGCATTGTCCCGAAACGGACCCTGTGGCTGCCCACCAATCTGCATGAAGATCGCATCGTCGCCATGCCCGACGGCGAACTCTATGACGTAATTTCCAATGGCCGCCGCACCATGCACGGCTATCGTTTCCAGATTCTAGAGCAAGATCGCTGGGCGGTGGTCGCCTATGTCCGCGCACTGCAGCGTAGCGACCGCGGCACTCTTGAAGACGTCCCCGCCGACTTGCGGGCAGACCTGCGCTAA